The Populus trichocarpa isolate Nisqually-1 chromosome 11, P.trichocarpa_v4.1, whole genome shotgun sequence genome has a segment encoding these proteins:
- the LOC18103116 gene encoding probable LRR receptor-like serine/threonine-protein kinase At1g07650 has protein sequence MAPEYALWGYLTDKADVYSFGVALEIVSGRSNSSYRTTNEFVCLLDWAHVPQKKGNLMEIVDPKLQSEFNKEEAERMIKLALLCTNASPSLRPAMSEVASMLEGQTSIQEMISDPSIYGDDLHSKLLKGHYQQVMDQSLNSTQDRFPPSDKSWIGNSSKSAHDLYPINPESINLNISETSSLIE, from the exons ATGGCTCCAGAATATGCGCTGTGGGGTTATTTAACAGACAAAGCAgatgtttatagttttggaGTTGCTTTAGAAATTGTCAGTGGAAGAAGCAATTCGAGTTACAGGACAACAAATGAATTCGTATGTCTTCTTGACTGG GCCCATGTACcgcaaaaaaagggaaatttaaTGGAGATAGTGGACCCAAAGCTGCAGTCTGAATTCAACAAGGAAGAGGCTGAGAGGATGATCAAATTGGCTCTCTTATGCACCAATGCATCTCCATCTCTAAGGCCTGCAATGTCAGAAGTGGCGAGCATGCTTGAAGGACAGACCAGCATCCAGGAGATGATCTCAGATCCTAGCATTTATGGTGATGATTTACACTCCAAACTTCTCAAGGGCCACTATCAGCAGGTCATGGACCAGAGTTTAAACAGCACACAAGACCGCTTTCCTCCATCTGATAAATCATGGATTGGAAATTCTTCTAAATCTGCCCATGATCTGTACCCCATCAATCCCGAGTCCATAAATTTAAACATCAGTGAAACCTCGTCTTTAATTGAATAA
- the LOC127903931 gene encoding probable LRR receptor-like serine/threonine-protein kinase At1g53420, whose amino-acid sequence MGVICWKFYFRDKFMRERDLKGLDLKTGSFTLRQLRAATNNFDSADKIGEGGFGSVYKGKLSDGTVIAVKQLSPRSRQGNREFVNEIGMISGLQHPNLVKLYGCCIEGVSCFWCTNTWKTTPSPKHFLPTRYKKCVGIARGLAFLHEESAIRIVHSDIKGTNVLLDKDLSAKISDFGLAKLNEEENTHISTRVAGTM is encoded by the exons ATGGGTGTCATTTGTTGGAAATTCTATTTTAGAGACAAGTTCATGAGAGAACGAG ATCTCAAGGGGCTAGATCTGAAAACTGGTTCCTTCACTTTGAGGCAGCTGAGAGCTGCCACTAACAATTTTGATTCTGCTGACAAAATTGGAGAAGGTGGATTTGGCTCCGTATACAAG GGTAAATTGTCAGATGGAACTGTCATTGCTGTTAAGCAGCTATCTCCTAGATCCAGGCAAGGAAACCGAGAATTTGTGAATGAAATAGGCATGATATCTGGTTTACAGCATCCCAATCTTGTAAAGCTTTATGGATGCTGTATTGAAGGAGTCAGTTGCTTCTGGTGTACGAATACATGGAAAACAACTCCCTCGCCAAAGCACTTTTTG CCAACAAGATATAAGAAATGTGTTGGAATAGCCAGAGGTTTAGCATTTCTCCATGAAGAATCTGCAATCAGGATTGTTCACAGCGACATCAAAGGTACAAATGTATTACTGGACAAAGATCTAAGTGCCAAGATATCAGACTTTGGACTAGCTAAGCTCAATGAAGAGGAGAACACTCACATTAGCACTCGTGTTGCTGGAACCATGTAA
- the LOC18103115 gene encoding probable LRR receptor-like serine/threonine-protein kinase At1g29720, which produces MFTTLQPPHGLLQFCRVMVVVITLFSSATLVVSYQLHPDEVTALRQIGKTLTPGGQPFEVGDACNQPGTLHDMNLSKDSEASSTVMCNCTLNLNNDGYCHITSLYLKTLSFSGELPPEMANLTYLEIIDLTRNYISGNIPEEWASMKHLTELSLTSNRLSGNIPGYLGSFPSLSYLSLEANQFSGTIPSQLGDLVNLTGLVLSSNLLEGTLPETLAKLNLTNFRASDHNNLSGIIPDFIGNWRNLVRLELYASGLQGPIPRAILSLEKLTDLRITDMSGPEFNLTSIPPRVNRLVLRNINLTGVIPRDVWTSGSLKVL; this is translated from the exons ATGTTCACGACGCTCCAGCCTCCGCATGGACTTCTTCAGTTTTGCCGAGTAATGGTGGTCGTGATCACTCTTTTCAGTTCTGCTACTTTGGTTGTCTCATATCAGTTACATCCAGACGAAG TGACGGCGTTAAGACAAATTGGCAAGACACTGACACCGGGTGGGCAACCCTTCGAGGTGGGCGATGCTTGCAACCAACCAGGAACTCTGCACGATATGAATCTGTCGAAAGATTCAGAAGCCAGTAGCACCGTCATGTGCAATTGCACCCTCAACCTCAATAATGATGGTTATTGTCATATCACGTCACt ATATCTAAAAACGCTCAGTTTTTCAGGCGAGCTCCCGCCTGAAATGGCCAACCTTACATATCTTGAAATTAT TGACCTAACTCGCAACTACATTTCTGGCAATATTCCTGAGGAATGGGCTTCAATGAAACATTTGACAGAACT CTCACTTACATCCAATCGCTTGTCAGGAAATATTCCTGGGTACTTGGGAAGTTTTCCTAGCCTGAGTTACTT GTCCCTTGAAGCAAATCAGTTTTCTGGTACTATTCCTTCTCAGCTTGGTGATCTTGTCAACTTAACAGGCCT GGTACTTTCCTCCAATCTGTTGGAGGGAACCTTGCCAGAGACTCTCGCTAAGCTAAACTTGACTAATTT TCGTGCAAGTGATCATAATAATCTTAGTGGCATAATACCTGATTTCATTGGGAACTGGAGGAATCTTGTTAGACT TGAATTATACGCAAGTGGACTCCAAGGGCCCATACCTCGTGCCATTCTTTCTTTAGAGAAGTTGACAGACTT GAGGATCACTGATATGTCTGGACCAGAGTTTAATTTAACCAGCATCCCCCCCAGAGTGAATAGATT GGTTTtgcgaaacatcaatttaactgGAGTGATCCCAAGAGATGTGTGGACATCGGGTTCTCTGAAAGTGCTGTAA